In Gracilimonas sp., a single window of DNA contains:
- a CDS encoding DUF4199 domain-containing protein translates to MKRNVLIFGSIIGVILIFHIIYMVHLMYSKPDFQSNDVLGYIFLFGVFSLVFFGVRNYRNKELDGFISLGKAFKTGALIALLAATFYVVFWLFYYYLYVPDFLDKYIEHVMLEAALEGATEAELAAQSEQMDQFKSWYQSPFMVVFITYMEVLPIGLVVAFISSLVLKKKPETDHK, encoded by the coding sequence ATGAAACGAAACGTACTGATTTTTGGATCCATTATCGGAGTCATTTTGATATTCCATATCATATATATGGTACACCTGATGTACAGCAAGCCTGATTTCCAGAGCAATGACGTCTTGGGATACATTTTCTTATTTGGCGTGTTTTCTTTGGTTTTCTTCGGAGTTAGAAATTACCGGAACAAGGAATTGGACGGATTTATATCCCTTGGAAAAGCATTCAAAACCGGGGCTTTGATTGCCTTGCTTGCAGCCACTTTTTATGTGGTTTTCTGGTTGTTTTATTATTACTTGTATGTGCCCGATTTCTTAGATAAATACATTGAACACGTAATGCTTGAAGCCGCCCTGGAAGGTGCAACGGAAGCCGAACTGGCTGCCCAATCGGAGCAAATGGACCAATTTAAGTCATGGTATCAAAGTCCCTTCATGGTAGTTTTTATTACTTACATGGAAGTTCTGCCCATCGGACTGGTAGTGGCTTTTATAAGCTCGCTGGTTCTGAAGAAAAAGCCTGAGACAGATCATAAATAA
- a CDS encoding SRPBCC family protein: MNKQNLPVVKAEMLIRKPVHEVFEAMINPEITSKFWFTKSSGRVEPGKTLEWEWGQFGVSDTVDILEVRTNEYISLEWKPGDLKTKVEMEFEPHSETSTLFKVTESGFWDSAPAEDEKLEEKINLMLGQNGGWNLVLCNMKAWLEHKLDLNLIADHNPKAAVK; the protein is encoded by the coding sequence ATGAATAAACAAAACCTCCCAGTTGTAAAAGCAGAAATGTTAATCCGAAAGCCTGTGCATGAGGTATTTGAAGCAATGATAAACCCGGAGATCACCTCAAAATTCTGGTTCACCAAAAGCAGCGGTCGGGTTGAACCCGGAAAAACTCTTGAGTGGGAATGGGGGCAATTCGGGGTTTCGGATACAGTAGATATCCTTGAAGTACGAACCAATGAATATATTTCCCTGGAATGGAAACCTGGAGATCTGAAAACGAAAGTGGAAATGGAATTTGAGCCTCATTCCGAAACCTCCACCCTGTTCAAAGTAACTGAAAGTGGGTTTTGGGACTCCGCCCCTGCCGAAGATGAGAAGCTTGAAGAAAAGATTAACCTGATGTTAGGACAGAACGGCGGCTGGAATTTGGTACTCTGCAACATGAAAGCCTGGCTGGAACATAAACTGGATCTGAATTTAATTGCAGACCATAACCCCAAAGCAGCTGTTAAATGA